Genomic segment of Rhodocaloribacter litoris:
GTCGGCGATGGAGAGGGCCGTCTCGTTCGAGCCGAAACAGATCTCCCGGCCCTGGTAGTCGGCATCCGGGCCGCGGTAGACGACGCACTGCGCGTCGTGCGTGCCGCCGGTGCCGTTGTTGCCGGTGCCTGCGTGGCTGAAGCAGCCGGCGAACTGCGGGTTCTTCGGCTCGCGGATGTCGATCATGTGCAGGCCGCCGCCGCACGTCTCGCCGCCCATGCGGTTGCCCACGGCAAAGGCAAAGCCGGTCTCCTCGTTGATGACGATGTTGTGCGAGCTGTGGATCCGGGTGTAATGGGCGTCGGGGGTGAAGGTGACGGGCGGGTTCTCGACGCTCCGGAGGCGGGTCAGGTCGAAGACCTGCATGCCGTGCGGCCCGGCGCCGTCGGCCACGATGAAGGCGTGGTTCCGGTAGACCTTGACGTCGCGCCAGAGGCTGGCCGGGACGCCCTCGGTGCGGGGCAACTCGCCCAGGTAGACGGGGCGGGTGGGGTCGGAGACGTCGATGAAGGCGAGGCCGACGTTCTTGCCGACGAGGGCGTACTCGCGGCCCGTCTCGGGGTCGGTCCAGCCCCAGAGGTCGTTGACGAAGACACCCCGCTCGCCGCCGAGGTCTTCGACGGAGAGGAACGAGAGCAGGTCCACGTTTTCACAGGTGAACGCGGCGGCTTCGCCGTCGGTGCAGTTCACCTGCCCGCCGGTGATCGAAGGCGGGGTGCCGGTTTCTTTGAGCAGCACGGCCGCCTCGTGCCAGGTGCCGTCCTCCTGTCTTTCGTAGAGGACGGCGCGGCCCAGGCCGTAGTCGCCTTCCGGCGCGCCGGCGACGGCATGCCGGCCGGCCGCGGCCAGGCCCCGCCCGAACTGGTTGCCGGTCTGGCGGGCGGGATCGTGCAGCGTGTGTTTCGGCACCCCGGTGTTCGCATCGAACACGTAGACGTGTCCCGTCTGCTCCGGCGTTCCCGGGGCACCGACCCACAGGTTGCCACCGGCGAGGATCAGGGCTGCGCCGAAGTGGGCCGGTGCGTCCGTGCCCGGGGCCAGGGTGCTCATCAGCACCCAGCCGCGTTCGTCATGCCGGGCAAAGCGGGCCACGCGGCCGGCGCCGTCCGTGTGCAGGGGGGCGCCGGCGAAGGCCAGGTCGCCCGCGAGGGCCACGGCTGCGCCCAGGTGGGCGCCTTCGTCCGCGTCTTGGCCGCCCGTGAGCCTGCCGGCCGCGTGCCAGGTGCCGCCGGCCGGGTCGTAGCGGTAGACGTGGACGGCGCCGCGCCCGCCGTCGTGGCCAGGGGCGCCCACCAGGGCATGGGTGCCGTCGAAGGCCAGGGCGGTGCCGAACCGGTCGCCGGCGGCCGTGTCGTCGCCGCCCAGGGTGGTCTGATGGGTCCAGGCCCCGTCCGGCCCGCGCCGGTAGACGTGGACGGCGCCGCGCATGCCGTTCTCGACGTGGGCGCCGACCAGGGCGACGTCGCCCGCGAGGGCCACCGCCACGCCGAAGCCGCCGGCGCCTTCCGGGGCTTCGAGGCGGCCGGCTTCATGCCAGGTGCCGGCGGCGTCCCGCTCAAAGACGTACACCGTGTTCGGCGGGGCGCCGGGGAACGGTGCCTGGGCGACGGTGCCCACCAGGAGCGTGCCGCCGTCGAGGGCGAGGCTCTGGCCGAAACCGTCGCCAAAGCGCGGTGCGGCCGCCTGGAGCCGGCTCACTTCGCGCCACCCCCCATCGTCCTTCCGGAAGACGAACACCGTCCCGGGATCGGACAGGCTCATGGGCTGCCCGATGAATACCTCGTGCTCGGACAGGGCGAGGGACGAGCCGTACGTGGCATACTGCGCCCGCACCGGAGCCAGGGCGATGCACGCAAGAAGGAGACAGAGCAGGAGCGAGCGTTTCATGGCGTTCTCGGGGGTGATGCGGTTTCTGGCAGAGCGGCCGGGCAGGCCGGCGGGGGAAAAGCAACACCGGGCTGCCTCCGGCGTGTGTGGACCTACCCGGGATTCGACGCGAGGCGGGGAAAAGCGCGCCGGGAACCGGACAAGCATAAAAAACCGGCGGCGCAAAAGCAAAGCAAAAGGGTGGTGCCGCGCGGGCAGCACCACCCTTGATCTCGTGGCGGGCGGGGCGGACTCAGAAGTCCATGTCGTCCATCCCGCCACCGGGTACGGCCGGCGCCTTCTCCTGCTTGGGCTTGTCGGCCACGATGGACTCGGTCGTCAGCAGCAGCCCCGCCACCGACGCCGCGTTCTCCAGCGCCGTGCGGACCACCTTCGTCGGGTCGATCACGCCCTGCTTCAGCAGCGAGCCGTACTCCTCCGTCTGGGCGTTGAAGCCGAAGTCGCCTTCGCCTTCCTTCACCCGCTGCACCACGATCGAACCCTCCAGACCCGCGTTCGCCGCAATCTGGCGCAGCGGCTCCTCCAGCGCCCGGCGCACGATCGAAACCCCGATCGACTGGTCCTCGTTCTCCACCTCGAGCTCCTCCAGCACCGGGAGCGAACGGATGTAGGCCACACCCCCGCCGGGCACGATCCCTTCCTCGATCGCCGCCCGCGTCGCGTGCAGCGCATCCTCCACGCGCGCCTTCTTCTCCTTCATCTCCGGCTCCGTCGCGGCCCCGATCTTCAGCACCGCCACCCCGCCGGAGAGCTTCGCCAGACGCTCCTGCAGCTTCTCCCGGTCGTAGTCCGACGTCGTCGTCTCGATCTGCTGCTTGATCTGGTTCGCCCGCGCCTTGATCTGATCCGGGCTCCCGGCCCCGTCCACGATCGTCGTGTTGTCCTTGTCGATGACGATCCGCTTGGCGCGGCCCAGGTAGTCCAGCGTCGTGTTCTCGAGCCGGTATCCCTTCTCCTCCGAGACCACCGTGCCGCCCGTCAGGATCGCGATGTCCTCCAGCATCGCCTTGCGACGGTCGCCGAAGCCCGGCGCCTTCACCGCCGCCACGCGCAGCGTACCCCGCAGCTTGTTCACCACCAGCGTCGCCAGCGCCTCGCCCTCGACGTCCTCGGCGATGATCAGCAGCGGACGGCTCATCTGCGCCACCTTCTCCAGGATCGGCAACAGATCCTTCATCGAGGAGATCTTCTTGTCGTGGATCAGGATGTAGGCGTCCTCGAGCACGGCCTCCATCTTCTCGGCGTCGGTGACGAAGTAGGGCGAGAGGTAGCCCCGGTCGAACTGCATCCCCTCGACCACCTCGAGCGTCGTCTCGGTGCCGCGGGCCTCCTCGACCGTGATGACGCCCTCTTTGCCCACGCGCTCGAAGGCCTCGGCGATGAGCTCCCCGATGGCCGTGTCGTTGTTGGCCGAGATCGTGGCCACCTGCGCGATCTCCTGCTTGCCCTCGATCTCACGGCTGAGCGCACGCAGGCGCTCGACCACCTGCTCGACGGCCTTGTCGATGCCGCGCTTGAGGTCCATCGGGTTGGCCCCGGCCGTGACGTTCTTCAGCCCGGCCGACATGATCGCCTGCGCCAGCACCGTGGCCGTGGTGGTGCCGTCGCCGGCCACGTCGCTCGTCTTCGAGGCGACCTCCTTGACCATCTGCGCCCCGACGTTCTCGAGCTTGTCCTCGAGTTCGATCTCCTTGGCGACGGTGACGCCGTCCTTCGTCACGGTCGGCGCGCCGAACTTCTTCTCGATGATCACGTTGCGGCCCTTCGGACCGAGGGTAACCTTGACGGCGTTGGCCAGCGTGTCGACGCCGCGCTTGAGCGCCGCACGCGCCTCCGCGTTGAAAATGATCTGCTTCGCCATAGCTGTTCGAGGTCTATGGTTTGAATGACGTTTCGGCGTGTATGCGCCGGTTGCGGTTGACGTTTAGCGGCCGGCACAACCCGTTCAGGCCGGCACGGCTTCCTCCTGCAGGATGCCGAGGATGTCGGTCTCGCGCATGATGAGGTACTCTTCGTCGCCGAGGCGGACTTCGGTGCCGGCGTACTTGCCGTAGAGGACCGTATCGCCTTCCTTGACGGTCATGTCGATCTTGGTGCCGTTTTCGACGCGTCCGGGGCCGACGGCGACGACGGTGCCGCGCTGGGGTTTCTCCTTGGCGGTGTCGGGGATGTAGAGCCCGCTGGAGGTTTTCTCCTCGGCCGGTTCGGGTTTGACGACCACGCGGTCGCCCAGCGGTTTGATGTGGATCATGGTTGGTCCTCCTGTTTGGTCTATGGGATACACAAGGGCTGTTTGTCGTCTCTCAGAAACCGACGCCCACGGAGACGCTCCAGCCTTCGAGCCGGAAGCCGGGGCGCAGTTCATCCCGGAAAAGGTTTGTCAGGCTTCGCACGTACCGGGTATCGAACAGGACGGAGCGTCCGAAGAGCCGGTTTTCGAGGCTGGCGCCGAAGGTCAGTCCCAGTATGCCAGCCCGGTATTGGTCGTCTGCATCGAAGTACGGGGTCTGCCGTTCGGGCAGGTCAAGGTCCCGGTAGAGGTGGTAGCTGGCGACGGGGCCGGCGAACAGGGCGGGCTGTGCCGTTCGGCCGGTGAAGGGATAGAACTTCAGCAGCACCGGCACGTCCAGCATCCCGAAGGTGTAGTCGACCCGTTCCGCCGGGAAGACGATGCCGTGGTGGGTCACCTGCCCCTGGCGCACGGCGAACACCACCTCGGGTTGCAGGGCGAAGTGCCGGCTGAAGCGGTAGTTCAGGTACGCGCCGCCACTGAAGCCCATGGCCTCGTTGTCTTCATGGACGGCGTCTCCCGTGAAGCCGTTATAGAGGGCTCCGAGACGGAAGCCGTAGGTCAGGGTGTGGGCCGGTTCCAGGGCCGGTTGGGCGGGGGGGACCTGGGCCCGGCTGGTGACGGCACCGGCGCTCAGAAGGAGAGTCAGCATCGCCGGCACCACCATTCTCCGAATGCGGGCTAGCGATTTCATCACTGATCACCTCCTCGTCCTGTCCATGTTCGGGGGTTCAGGTTATCCTGATGCGCCGCGCTTTGCTCTCCGCGGCCTTTGGCACCATCACGCGCAGCACGCCATGCTCGTAGTGGGCCACGATGCCGGCCGGGTCGATGGCCTTCGGGAAGAGGAACACCCGTTCGAAGGCACCGGTCCCACGCTCCCGGTGCAAGGGGCGTTCGTGGGGGGCCTCCGGAGGACGGTTGCCGCGGATGTGCAGTGCCTGTTGCTCCACGCGGAGGTCGAAGGCGCTACGCGGCAGGCCGGGGGCATCCAGCGCCACGAAATAGCTTTCGGCCGTCTCGACCACGTCGGCGGCCGGGATCCAGCTCCGGATGCCGCTTGAGCCGGCGCGCACGGCCGGAGGCGGCCGGCGTTCGAGGTCGTGCAACACCGCGATGGCCAGGTCGTGCATGGGGGAAAGACCGTCGTGGTTTCCTGGGTCAACACGTTGGCCCCTGCGGGGCATCACGGCTGGCGGCGACTCAAGCGATGTGCCAAACCGTGTGCTGTGTCAGAGTGACAAAACCGCGCCGGAGGGTCTTGAAAATTCGACAGAGACGGGCCCGCGCCCCGCTTCAAAAATGTCAGCGTCGCGCCGGGCGATTCGGGCAAATCTTCTTTTGCGCCCCAGCGGGCCGATGCGTAAGATAGGCGGTGAAAAGCGCTTCCGGCATAGGCCGCGACGCGTGGCGTGTACGTGAACGAAGCGGAAGACGGGATGGTACGGGAGGCTACGTCCATTCGCCTGATCGGGGTTCCGATGGATCTGGGGCAGAACCTGCGCGGCGTCGACATGGGGCCGAGTGCCCTCCGGTATGCCGGGCTGGCGGATCGCCTGGCCCGCCTCGGTCATCAGGTACAGGATGCGGGTAACGTCGAGGTGGCCGTGCGCGGTACGCTCGACGCGGAGCGGCAGGGCATTGCCTACCTGGAGGAGATCAGCAGGAGTTGCGAGCGCGTCTACGAGGCCGGCCGCCGGGCCATCGCCGACGGATGCTTCCCGCTTTTCATCGGCGGCGACCACTCCATCGCCGTCGGCACCATCGGCGGGGTGACGCACGAGGGTTCGGTGGGGGTGCTCTGGATCGACGCCCACGGCGACTACAACACGCCGGAGACCTCCCCGAGCGGCAACGTGCACGGCATGCCGCTGGCGGCGCTGATGGGACTGGGCGCCCCCGAGCTGGTCGACCTGGGCCGGCCCGGGCCCAAGCTCCGCCCCGAAGACGTGATGCTGCTGGCCGTGCGCGACCTCGACGCGTCCGAGCGCAAGCTGCTGCGGGAGAGCCGCATCGGTATCTACACGATGAGTGAGATCGACGAGCGCGGCATCGCCGAGGTCACGCGCGAGGCCCTGCGCCGCCTCGGTCATTGCGAGCGCCTGCACGTGAGCCTGGACATGGACAGCCTCGACCCGATGTACGCCCCGGGCGTGGGCACCCCCGTCCCCGGCGGTCTCACCTTCCGCGAGGCGCACCTGCTCATGGAGATTCTGGCCGAGGACGGCCGCGTCGGCTCGGCGGACGTCGTCGAGATCAACCCCATGCTCGACGAGCACAACCGCACCGCCGAGATGGCCGCCGCGCTGCTGATGTCCCTGCTGGGCAAATCCATCCTCTGAGGGTTGCTTCTCAAGGGGGAACCACCCGGCTGCGCGGGGCCGGGCAAGGAGACCTTGCCGCCGCGGGAGAACCTTTTTCGTGCGGCGGATCGTTCACGTCCTGCTTGCCCGTCCGGCCATCGCTTTTTGCGCGGGCGTGCTATAGCCGGAGCTACGGCCCGCCGAATTCAGAGAGGGACAGACCGATGTCGCGCCATATGCCGGAACAGGATACGCCCGTGCTGTCGAAGGTCCAGAAAAGGATTCTGGTGATCGATGACCAGCCGGACATCTTGCAGATGGTTTCGTACATGCTGGGGGGGGCGGGCTATGTCGTCGAAGGTGCGACGAGCGGGGCGGCCGGCCTGGAACGGGCCCGTGCCATGCGGCCCGACCTGATCCTGTGTGACATCATGATGCGGGGTATGACGGGCTACGACGTGCTCGAGGCCGCCCGCCGCGATCCCGAACTCGCCCTCGTTCCCTTCGTCTTCCTGACGGCCAAAGCCACCTTCTCCGACCTGCGGGCCGGCATGGAACTCGGCGCCGACGACTACCTGACCAAGCCCTTCACCACCGAGGAACTCGTGGCGGCCGTCGAGGCCCAGCTCAGCAAACAGGCCACCCGCCGGCAGCACATCGAGCAGCGCCTCGCCATGCTCCGGCAGGGACTCTCGACCATCCTCCCGCACGAGTTGCGCACCCCGCTGACACTCATTCTGGCCCATGCCTCCATGCTCCTCGACCTCTACGATTCGTTCGGCAAAGAGGAGGTGATGGACAGTCTCCGGGCCATCCACACCTCGGCGGAGCGCCTGCATCGGCTCGTCGAAAACCTGCTCATCTACGTGCAGCTGCAGGAGGACGAGACGCTGCCGCTCGAGCATCCCCATACGCCCGACGCGGCCCCGGTCGTCACCGAGGCCGCGCAGGAACGCGCGCAGGTCTACGGCCGCCGGGACGACCTGCACCTGGCCGTGGCAGCGGGCCCGCTGGCGATGCATCCATTTCACCTTCGGAAGATCGTCACCGAACTGGTCGACAACGCCTTCAAGTTCTCGCCGCCGGGCACGCCCGTCCACATTCAGGCCCGCCGGGCAGGCGACGCCTTCGCGCTGGTGGTGCGGGACCGGGGCCGGGGCATGACCGGGGAGGAGATCCGGCAGGCGGAAGCCTACATCCAGTTCAGCCGCAAGACCGCCGAGCAACAGGGCAGTGGGCTGGGGCTGAGCATCGCACGTCGCCTGGCGGCGCTCTACGGCGGCACGCTCACCCTCACGAGCACGCCGGGGGCGGGAACCGAGGCCGTCGTGCGGGTGCCGGCCTGAACCCGCACCGCCGGTCTTCCGCACGCGGCTCAGGCTTTTTCCAGCAGGACGTGGTGTACGAACTGGAGCAGCTCGTCCCCGGAGAACGGTTTGCCCAGGTAGTCCGTGAACCCCAGCTCCAGGAAGCGTTCGCGGTCGCCGGGCAGGGCGTAGGCCGTCAGGGCCACCACCGGCGTGTCGGCGCAGGCGGGTATCGTGCGGAGCTTTTGTAGCACGTCGATCCCGTTGAAGCCGGATCCCAGGTTGATGTCCATCAGCACCAGGTCGTAGGCGCCCGTGGCGGCGTGCCGGAGGGCTTCCTCGGCGTTGCGGGCCACCGTGACGGAGCCGATCGCCTGGAGGACATGCTGCGCGAGGCGTGCGTTCTCGGCGTTGTCTTCCACGACGAGCAGGCGCACGGGGGCGGACGGAGGCTCTTTCGGAACGATTGCGGGAGGCACGCACCCCGGTTCCGCGTCGGGCGACGCCGGCGGTGTTTCCGGTTCCGGCACCACCCGGGGGAAGACGACGGTGAAGGTGCTGCCCTCGCCCTTCCGGCTCTGAACCCGGATCTCTCCCTGCATCAGCTCCACCAGGCGGCGGGTGATCGAAAGGCCCAGCCCGCTGCCTTCGTGCGAGCGGCTCATCCCGGTCGACTCCTGCCGGAACTCGTCGAAGAGGTGGGGCAGAAAAGCGGGGTCGATGCCGACGCCGGTGTCCTGCACGTGGATATACACGTGGCGGTCGTCGGCGTCGACGGTGAGGGTGATGCGGCCCTGCTCGGTGAACTTGAGGGCATTGCCGACCAGGTTCTGGAGGATGCTGCTGAGGGCGCCCCGGTCGAGCCGGGCGCGGGTGTCCCCGGCGCCGGGGCGCCGGTCGAAGC
This window contains:
- a CDS encoding porin family protein gives rise to the protein MLTLLLSAGAVTSRAQVPPAQPALEPAHTLTYGFRLGALYNGFTGDAVHEDNEAMGFSGGAYLNYRFSRHFALQPEVVFAVRQGQVTHHGIVFPAERVDYTFGMLDVPVLLKFYPFTGRTAQPALFAGPVASYHLYRDLDLPERQTPYFDADDQYRAGILGLTFGASLENRLFGRSVLFDTRYVRSLTNLFRDELRPGFRLEGWSVSVGVGF
- the rocF gene encoding arginase, with translation MVREATSIRLIGVPMDLGQNLRGVDMGPSALRYAGLADRLARLGHQVQDAGNVEVAVRGTLDAERQGIAYLEEISRSCERVYEAGRRAIADGCFPLFIGGDHSIAVGTIGGVTHEGSVGVLWIDAHGDYNTPETSPSGNVHGMPLAALMGLGAPELVDLGRPGPKLRPEDVMLLAVRDLDASERKLLRESRIGIYTMSEIDERGIAEVTREALRRLGHCERLHVSLDMDSLDPMYAPGVGTPVPGGLTFREAHLLMEILAEDGRVGSADVVEINPMLDEHNRTAEMAAALLMSLLGKSIL
- the groES gene encoding co-chaperone GroES, which encodes MIHIKPLGDRVVVKPEPAEEKTSSGLYIPDTAKEKPQRGTVVAVGPGRVENGTKIDMTVKEGDTVLYGKYAGTEVRLGDEEYLIMRETDILGILQEEAVPA
- a CDS encoding choice-of-anchor B family protein — its product is MKRSLLLCLLLACIALAPVRAQYATYGSSLALSEHEVFIGQPMSLSDPGTVFVFRKDDGGWREVSRLQAAAPRFGDGFGQSLALDGGTLLVGTVAQAPFPGAPPNTVYVFERDAAGTWHEAGRLEAPEGAGGFGVAVALAGDVALVGAHVENGMRGAVHVYRRGPDGAWTHQTTLGGDDTAAGDRFGTALAFDGTHALVGAPGHDGGRGAVHVYRYDPAGGTWHAAGRLTGGQDADEGAHLGAAVALAGDLAFAGAPLHTDGAGRVARFARHDERGWVLMSTLAPGTDAPAHFGAALILAGGNLWVGAPGTPEQTGHVYVFDANTGVPKHTLHDPARQTGNQFGRGLAAAGRHAVAGAPEGDYGLGRAVLYERQEDGTWHEAAVLLKETGTPPSITGGQVNCTDGEAAAFTCENVDLLSFLSVEDLGGERGVFVNDLWGWTDPETGREYALVGKNVGLAFIDVSDPTRPVYLGELPRTEGVPASLWRDVKVYRNHAFIVADGAGPHGMQVFDLTRLRSVENPPVTFTPDAHYTRIHSSHNIVINEETGFAFAVGNRMGGETCGGGLHMIDIREPKNPQFAGCFSHAGTGNNGTGGTHDAQCVVYRGPDADYQGREICFGSNETALSIADVTDKANPKAIARATYPNVAYAHQGWLTEDHRYFYLNDEGDEMSGLVPGTRTVIWDVTDLDDPQFVGAYIAPVPSVDHNLYVKGNLIFESNYVSGLRILDITNREQPVEIGFFDTVPETDAPVFNGSWSNYPFFKSGIIVVTSMREGVFILKRKDVDI
- a CDS encoding hybrid sensor histidine kinase/response regulator, whose product is MSRHMPEQDTPVLSKVQKRILVIDDQPDILQMVSYMLGGAGYVVEGATSGAAGLERARAMRPDLILCDIMMRGMTGYDVLEAARRDPELALVPFVFLTAKATFSDLRAGMELGADDYLTKPFTTEELVAAVEAQLSKQATRRQHIEQRLAMLRQGLSTILPHELRTPLTLILAHASMLLDLYDSFGKEEVMDSLRAIHTSAERLHRLVENLLIYVQLQEDETLPLEHPHTPDAAPVVTEAAQERAQVYGRRDDLHLAVAAGPLAMHPFHLRKIVTELVDNAFKFSPPGTPVHIQARRAGDAFALVVRDRGRGMTGEEIRQAEAYIQFSRKTAEQQGSGLGLSIARRLAALYGGTLTLTSTPGAGTEAVVRVPA
- a CDS encoding Hsp20/alpha crystallin family protein translates to MHDLAIAVLHDLERRPPPAVRAGSSGIRSWIPAADVVETAESYFVALDAPGLPRSAFDLRVEQQALHIRGNRPPEAPHERPLHRERGTGAFERVFLFPKAIDPAGIVAHYEHGVLRVMVPKAAESKARRIRIT
- the groL gene encoding chaperonin GroEL (60 kDa chaperone family; promotes refolding of misfolded polypeptides especially under stressful conditions; forms two stacked rings of heptamers to form a barrel-shaped 14mer; ends can be capped by GroES; misfolded proteins enter the barrel where they are refolded when GroES binds), which gives rise to MAKQIIFNAEARAALKRGVDTLANAVKVTLGPKGRNVIIEKKFGAPTVTKDGVTVAKEIELEDKLENVGAQMVKEVASKTSDVAGDGTTTATVLAQAIMSAGLKNVTAGANPMDLKRGIDKAVEQVVERLRALSREIEGKQEIAQVATISANNDTAIGELIAEAFERVGKEGVITVEEARGTETTLEVVEGMQFDRGYLSPYFVTDAEKMEAVLEDAYILIHDKKISSMKDLLPILEKVAQMSRPLLIIAEDVEGEALATLVVNKLRGTLRVAAVKAPGFGDRRKAMLEDIAILTGGTVVSEEKGYRLENTTLDYLGRAKRIVIDKDNTTIVDGAGSPDQIKARANQIKQQIETTTSDYDREKLQERLAKLSGGVAVLKIGAATEPEMKEKKARVEDALHATRAAIEEGIVPGGGVAYIRSLPVLEELEVENEDQSIGVSIVRRALEEPLRQIAANAGLEGSIVVQRVKEGEGDFGFNAQTEEYGSLLKQGVIDPTKVVRTALENAASVAGLLLTTESIVADKPKQEKAPAVPGGGMDDMDF